From the Vicinamibacterales bacterium genome, one window contains:
- a CDS encoding helix-turn-helix domain-containing protein, with protein MTETSYRETETLREPSVSDRASTSDGRPGKLLTAFEVAELVGCHEESVRRAYLCGQLKRQRFGVRSWRFRPADVEDWIGRGAPTRIS; from the coding sequence ATGACAGAGACCTCGTATCGCGAGACGGAGACGCTTCGTGAGCCCTCGGTGAGCGACCGCGCGAGCACGTCCGACGGCCGGCCAGGCAAGCTCCTGACCGCCTTCGAAGTGGCCGAACTCGTCGGTTGTCACGAGGAGAGCGTGCGCCGCGCGTACCTGTGCGGCCAGCTCAAGCGACAGCGGTTCGGCGTTCGGAGCTGGCGTTTTCGCCCGGCTGACGTCGAGGACTGGATCGGGCGAGGCGCGCCGACGAGAATCTCGTAG
- a CDS encoding site-specific integrase — MTVRKICKPKGCRGSPRCDHPWWFDVMCQGKRWRMRVDDFASLRGAKEPVTSKQAAERVWEPKFVGEIMAGRDPRIAPVPGSVGESLTVDDFLDRYFKEYVEAEGLRDAVTIRSQLTAIKAVLGNQAVTTLEKVSEILRFKAAYREGRSVATVNRALGTLRAAINWGRFQNPPYLANSPFHRFGVTIRTKEETKRDRRVGPAEEKALLDAALAMNAWEHRWVGSSMHDRIIGALETCCRQGEMLRIQNRHVDWDQHQIAIPGAHAKDMENRRIPFDPQGRLAPILKRRKELGPAAYVFGGELGEFQESFKTAWETVLMLANGHDSKRTAHGVRVDREKLRQIDLHWHDLRHEGACRLLADGVDIRTIQLMLGHADIKQTQRYLNITDEELRKSMTGVWERRRQLRLAGQSSHGETTAEQAVGQ; from the coding sequence ATGACCGTGCGAAAGATCTGCAAGCCGAAGGGCTGCCGGGGCAGCCCGCGATGCGACCACCCCTGGTGGTTCGACGTGATGTGCCAGGGTAAGCGCTGGCGCATGCGCGTCGACGACTTCGCGTCCCTGCGAGGCGCGAAGGAACCGGTGACCTCCAAGCAGGCAGCCGAGCGTGTGTGGGAGCCGAAGTTCGTTGGCGAGATCATGGCGGGGCGCGATCCGAGAATTGCGCCGGTGCCGGGGTCGGTCGGCGAGAGCCTAACAGTGGACGACTTCCTCGACCGCTACTTCAAGGAGTACGTCGAGGCCGAGGGCCTCCGGGACGCTGTCACGATCAGGAGCCAGCTCACCGCGATCAAGGCGGTGCTGGGCAACCAGGCGGTGACGACGCTCGAGAAGGTGAGCGAGATCCTGCGGTTCAAGGCCGCCTACCGCGAAGGGCGGTCCGTCGCCACGGTGAACCGGGCGCTCGGCACGCTTCGGGCGGCCATCAACTGGGGCCGCTTCCAGAACCCGCCGTACCTCGCGAACTCGCCGTTCCACCGGTTCGGCGTGACCATCAGGACGAAGGAGGAAACCAAGCGCGATCGGCGCGTGGGACCTGCCGAAGAGAAGGCGCTGCTCGACGCGGCCCTGGCGATGAACGCCTGGGAACATCGCTGGGTCGGCTCGTCGATGCACGACCGGATCATCGGGGCCCTCGAAACGTGCTGCCGCCAGGGAGAGATGCTGCGCATCCAGAACCGACACGTGGACTGGGACCAGCATCAGATTGCCATCCCGGGCGCGCACGCGAAGGACATGGAGAATCGGCGGATCCCGTTCGACCCGCAGGGGCGCCTCGCCCCGATTCTCAAGCGACGGAAGGAACTCGGGCCGGCCGCCTACGTCTTCGGCGGCGAGTTGGGCGAGTTCCAGGAGAGCTTCAAGACGGCCTGGGAGACGGTGCTCATGCTGGCGAACGGCCACGACTCGAAGCGGACCGCGCACGGTGTGCGCGTGGACCGCGAGAAGCTCAGGCAGATCGACCTTCACTGGCACGACCTGCGCCATGAAGGCGCCTGCCGACTACTGGCCGACGGCGTCGACATCCGCACGATTCAGCTGATGCTCGGCCACGCCGACATCAAGCAGACGCAGCGATACCTCAACATCACGGACGAGGAGCTGCGCAAGTCCATGACGGGCGTCTGGGAGCGCCGCCGCCAACTCCGCCTCGCCGGGCAGTCGAGCCACGGTGAGACCACCGCGGAGCAGGCGGTCGGCCAATAG
- a CDS encoding glycoside hydrolase family 3 N-terminal domain-containing protein codes for MNHRRSVVALIPVLIVLSMAALLVAAAPPRPPLDKLSEKWVQDTLKKMTLDEKVGQLLSPSIDAMFTSTDTDTYERKLHLVRDLHVGAIHVFAGWEAMPAALLNPNYAGGSVGRKGEPLAAATFFNRLQQASTIPLLTSADFEGGAGYIMNGATRLPRAMAIGATGDPRLAFKAGQLTAIEGRAMGVLVDFYPVFDVNNNPRNPIINIRSFGEDPAFVAKMGVAYMQGIQAGGMLATAKHFPGHGDTSVDTHIGLAKIDHPREHLDAVELLPFKAAVDAGIDAFMSTHIILPALDPEPGIPATLSRPILTGLLRGEMKFDGLIYTDSMSMWAISRNFGNDRAAAMAVKAGVDVVLHSPDDDAAFKGIKAAVESGEIGRAQVDASVERILRAKARIGLHKSRTVDPMGVETKVGGRAHEAVNAEICERALTLVKDDRGQVPLKAAKDARILYLSIVDYPSGWREGVPSRAFIPALKQRWPNVTAVEISDHTTASELDMVRVLAKQADAVVASVFVRIASYSGRMDLSQQAVSLLESVANDQQKPFVTVIFGNPYTAMALQKLPAQLLTYEFSDAMETAAVRALAGEIAIGGKLPIAMPGLFPVGHGLARPAK; via the coding sequence ATGAACCACCGCCGATCCGTCGTCGCACTCATACCGGTCCTCATCGTCCTCTCCATGGCCGCCCTGCTCGTGGCGGCCGCGCCGCCCAGGCCGCCGCTCGACAAGCTGTCCGAGAAATGGGTGCAGGACACGCTCAAGAAGATGACGCTCGACGAGAAGGTGGGCCAGTTGCTCTCGCCGTCGATCGACGCGATGTTCACGAGCACCGACACGGACACCTACGAGCGCAAGCTGCACCTGGTGCGCGACCTGCACGTGGGAGCCATTCACGTGTTCGCCGGATGGGAGGCGATGCCGGCGGCGCTGCTCAATCCGAACTACGCCGGCGGCAGCGTGGGCCGGAAGGGGGAACCGCTCGCCGCGGCGACGTTCTTCAACCGGCTCCAGCAGGCCTCGACCATTCCGCTGCTGACGTCGGCGGATTTCGAGGGTGGGGCAGGCTACATCATGAACGGCGCGACGCGGCTGCCGCGGGCGATGGCGATCGGTGCGACCGGCGATCCTCGACTCGCCTTCAAGGCCGGGCAGTTGACCGCGATCGAAGGCCGGGCGATGGGCGTCCTCGTGGACTTCTACCCGGTGTTCGACGTCAACAACAACCCGCGCAATCCGATCATCAACATCCGTTCGTTCGGCGAAGACCCCGCTTTCGTGGCGAAGATGGGCGTCGCGTACATGCAGGGCATCCAGGCCGGCGGCATGCTGGCCACCGCGAAGCACTTCCCGGGCCATGGCGACACCAGCGTGGACACGCATATCGGGCTCGCGAAGATCGATCATCCGCGCGAGCACCTCGACGCGGTCGAATTGCTGCCGTTCAAGGCGGCCGTCGACGCGGGGATCGACGCGTTCATGTCCACGCACATCATCCTGCCGGCGCTCGATCCGGAACCGGGCATCCCGGCCACGCTCAGCCGGCCGATCCTCACCGGCCTGCTGCGCGGCGAGATGAAGTTCGACGGCCTGATCTACACCGACTCGATGTCGATGTGGGCCATCTCCAGGAACTTCGGCAACGACAGGGCGGCGGCGATGGCGGTGAAGGCGGGCGTCGATGTCGTCCTCCATTCGCCAGACGATGATGCGGCGTTCAAGGGGATCAAGGCGGCCGTGGAGTCGGGAGAGATCGGGCGGGCGCAGGTGGACGCGTCGGTCGAACGGATCCTGCGCGCGAAGGCGCGGATCGGGCTCCACAAGTCGCGGACCGTCGATCCGATGGGCGTCGAGACGAAGGTCGGCGGTCGCGCGCACGAGGCCGTGAACGCGGAGATCTGCGAGCGAGCGCTGACGCTGGTGAAGGACGACCGGGGCCAGGTGCCGCTCAAGGCCGCGAAGGACGCGCGGATCCTGTACCTGTCGATCGTGGACTACCCGAGCGGCTGGCGCGAGGGTGTGCCGAGCCGCGCGTTCATCCCGGCGCTCAAGCAGCGGTGGCCGAACGTCACCGCCGTGGAAATCTCCGACCACACGACGGCGTCCGAACTCGACATGGTGCGGGTGCTGGCGAAGCAGGCTGACGCGGTCGTCGCGTCAGTGTTCGTGCGCATCGCGTCCTACAGCGGGCGGATGGACCTGTCGCAGCAGGCCGTGTCGCTTCTGGAGTCGGTGGCGAACGATCAGCAGAAGCCGTTCGTGACCGTGATCTTCGGCAACCCGTACACCGCGATGGCCCTGCAGAAGCTCCCGGCGCAGCTTCTGACCTACGAGTTCTCCGACGCGATGGAGACGGCGGCGGTGCGCGCGCTGGCGGGCGAGATTGCGATTGGCGGCAAGCTCCCGATCGCGATGCCGGGGCTGTTCCCCGTCGGCCACGGCCTGGCGCGGCCGGCGAAGTAG
- a CDS encoding HlyD family efflux transporter periplasmic adaptor subunit: MKTATRRRVAFWGVIGAVIVGALAVAMMPRAVPVDFAAVTRGRLTVTLDHEGKTRVRDRYVVSAPVAGRVRRIELRPGDRVVANRTVIATFLPGAPPLLDARSRAGAEARVSEAGAVLQQARAQREQARVQSEHAAVERNRAKSLAEFGLMTVEARQTVDAASAASQRALEAADAGVEAAEHEVEAARAVLVESGGPGGSAAGGRPVLTLRSPIDGVVLSRLQESEAVVAQGAPLVEVGDTAAIEVIADFLSTDAVRIKPRMSALIDQWGGSEPLRAIVGRVEPSAFVKVSALGVEEQRVLVVIDLEDPRAASQALGDGYRVEARVVVWERPDVVLAPTSSLFRRAEGWAVYVDAGGLARIRSVTVGQRNGTSAEILSGLRPGDRVVVYPPDSLGDGARITARAGGA; the protein is encoded by the coding sequence ATGAAGACGGCAACGAGGCGGCGTGTGGCGTTCTGGGGAGTCATCGGCGCGGTGATCGTGGGCGCGCTCGCGGTGGCGATGATGCCGCGGGCCGTCCCGGTGGACTTCGCGGCGGTGACCCGCGGTCGGCTGACGGTGACGCTGGACCACGAGGGCAAGACCCGCGTGCGGGACCGCTACGTGGTGTCGGCGCCAGTGGCGGGGCGCGTCCGGCGGATCGAGTTGCGCCCGGGGGATCGCGTCGTCGCGAACCGGACCGTGATCGCCACGTTCCTGCCCGGCGCGCCCCCGCTGCTCGACGCACGAAGCCGGGCCGGGGCCGAGGCGAGGGTGAGCGAGGCCGGGGCCGTGCTGCAGCAGGCGCGTGCGCAGCGGGAGCAGGCCCGTGTGCAGAGCGAGCACGCGGCCGTCGAGCGCAACCGCGCGAAGAGTCTCGCCGAGTTCGGACTGATGACCGTCGAGGCGAGGCAGACCGTGGACGCGGCTTCGGCCGCCAGCCAGCGGGCGCTCGAAGCGGCCGACGCGGGGGTCGAGGCGGCCGAGCACGAGGTGGAGGCCGCGCGCGCCGTGCTCGTCGAGTCCGGCGGACCGGGCGGGTCTGCCGCCGGCGGCCGGCCGGTGCTCACGCTTCGATCGCCAATCGACGGCGTCGTCTTGTCGAGGCTGCAGGAGAGCGAGGCGGTGGTGGCGCAGGGCGCGCCCCTCGTCGAGGTGGGTGACACCGCGGCCATCGAGGTGATCGCCGACTTCCTGTCCACCGACGCGGTGAGGATCAAGCCGCGGATGTCGGCGCTCATCGACCAGTGGGGCGGCAGCGAACCGCTCCGGGCGATCGTGGGGCGCGTCGAGCCCTCGGCTTTCGTGAAGGTCTCGGCGCTCGGCGTGGAGGAGCAGCGCGTGCTCGTGGTGATCGACCTCGAGGATCCCCGCGCCGCGTCGCAGGCGCTCGGAGACGGCTACCGGGTGGAGGCGCGCGTCGTCGTGTGGGAGCGGCCCGACGTCGTGCTTGCGCCGACGAGCAGCCTGTTTCGCCGCGCCGAGGGGTGGGCCGTGTACGTCGATGCCGGCGGGCTCGCCCGCATCCGGTCGGTGACCGTGGGCCAGCGGAACGGGACCTCGGCCGAGATCCTCTCCGGCCTCCGGCCCGGCGACCGTGTCGTCGTCTATCCACCCGACAGCCTCGGCGACGGCGCGCGCATCACCGCGCGGGCCGGCGGCGCGTGA
- a CDS encoding FtsX-like permease family protein, with product MRRAGERPPAVRRGLTALDRKLLRDVWGSRGQALAIALVISAGIAIFVSMYSTFDSLDLSLRTYYDRYRFADVFVSLSRAPLSLVPEIEAIPGVAQVETRVVVDVTLDVPGMTEPATARITSIPADRRPAVCDVFLRSGRYLEPGRPDEVLAIESFARAHHLGPGDSIGAVINGRRRELRIVGLVLSPEYIYPIRPGELLPDESRFAVLWMERRALASAFQMEGAFNNVVLKLMHHAPEREVLARIDRLIGASYGGVGAVPRSLQPSHWYLANELSQLEVSGALVPVIFLGVAAFLLNVVLSRIVAVQRAQIAAIKALGYGNAAIAAHYVKWSLVVAVAGAIGGVALGAWLGSALTRIYTQFFHFPVLLYRLNTQVAVAGGVIAVVAAVAGAVAAVRRAVRLPPAEAMRPEPPARFSESWAERAGAKRLLSQPARIILRTLQRHPARVAASVVGIALAGSLLVVGNFSMDAVDVMMRTQFDVAQRYDVMVTLVEPTSAGATDEFGRLPGVMDAEPFRAVAARLQSGPRTRNVAVLGVLSGGRLNRVVDASRGPTELPADGLVLSAKLAELLGVSRGDPVAIELLEGPRAIRQVPVTDLVEEYMGTNAYMSLDALHRLMREDGTVSGAYLQVDRREAAALYRRLKATPRVAGVMLKRAAIDSFQATLADMMRKVQVVYVLFASIIAFGVVYNTVRISLSERSRELATLRVIGFTRAEVSYILLGELALVSLAAVPLGLLTGYGMAAALVKAMDTEMWRMPLVVGPGTYALAGTTILTATAISALVVRRQLDRLDLVEVLKTRE from the coding sequence GTGAGGCGGGCAGGAGAGCGTCCGCCGGCGGTTCGGAGGGGGCTGACCGCCCTCGACCGGAAGCTGCTCCGCGACGTGTGGGGGTCGCGTGGGCAGGCGCTGGCCATCGCGCTCGTCATCTCGGCGGGCATCGCCATCTTCGTGTCGATGTACTCGACTTTCGACTCGCTCGACCTCTCGCTCCGCACCTACTACGACCGCTACCGGTTTGCCGACGTCTTCGTCTCGCTGTCGCGGGCACCGCTGTCGCTCGTCCCCGAGATCGAGGCGATCCCGGGCGTCGCGCAGGTGGAAACGCGCGTGGTCGTGGACGTCACGCTCGACGTGCCAGGGATGACGGAACCCGCCACGGCACGCATCACGTCGATCCCGGCCGATCGTCGCCCTGCGGTGTGCGACGTCTTTCTCCGATCGGGCCGATACCTGGAGCCCGGCCGACCGGATGAGGTGCTCGCGATCGAGTCGTTTGCCCGGGCCCACCATCTCGGGCCGGGCGACTCGATCGGTGCGGTGATCAACGGACGCCGCCGCGAGCTGCGGATCGTCGGCCTCGTGCTGTCGCCGGAGTACATCTACCCGATCCGCCCGGGCGAGCTGCTGCCGGACGAATCGCGCTTCGCCGTGCTGTGGATGGAGCGGCGCGCCCTCGCGTCCGCGTTCCAGATGGAGGGCGCGTTCAACAACGTCGTCTTGAAGCTGATGCACCACGCGCCGGAGCGCGAGGTCTTGGCGCGGATCGACCGGCTGATTGGCGCGTCGTACGGCGGCGTCGGCGCCGTGCCGCGGTCGCTCCAGCCCTCGCACTGGTACCTGGCGAACGAGTTGAGCCAGCTCGAGGTGTCGGGCGCGCTCGTGCCGGTGATCTTCCTCGGCGTCGCCGCCTTCCTGCTGAACGTCGTGCTGTCGCGCATCGTTGCGGTCCAGCGCGCGCAGATTGCGGCCATCAAGGCGCTCGGGTACGGGAACGCTGCCATCGCCGCGCACTACGTGAAGTGGAGCCTCGTCGTGGCCGTTGCCGGGGCGATTGGGGGCGTCGCCCTGGGCGCGTGGCTCGGTTCGGCGCTGACGCGGATCTACACGCAGTTCTTCCACTTCCCGGTGTTGCTCTACCGGTTGAACACGCAGGTCGCGGTGGCGGGCGGGGTCATCGCCGTCGTCGCGGCCGTGGCGGGTGCCGTCGCCGCGGTGCGCCGCGCCGTCCGCCTGCCTCCGGCCGAGGCGATGCGGCCGGAGCCGCCGGCGCGGTTCTCCGAGAGCTGGGCCGAACGCGCGGGGGCGAAACGGCTGCTGTCGCAGCCGGCGCGGATCATCCTCCGCACGCTGCAGCGCCACCCGGCCCGCGTGGCCGCCTCGGTGGTCGGCATCGCGCTGGCCGGGTCGCTGCTCGTCGTCGGCAACTTCTCGATGGACGCGGTGGACGTGATGATGCGGACGCAGTTCGACGTCGCGCAGCGGTACGACGTGATGGTGACGCTCGTCGAGCCCACGTCGGCCGGCGCGACCGACGAGTTCGGCCGCCTGCCAGGCGTCATGGACGCCGAGCCGTTCCGCGCCGTGGCGGCGCGCCTGCAGTCGGGCCCGCGGACGCGCAACGTGGCGGTGCTGGGCGTGCTGTCGGGCGGCCGGCTCAATCGCGTCGTGGACGCGTCGCGCGGCCCGACGGAGCTGCCGGCGGACGGCCTGGTGCTGTCGGCGAAGCTCGCCGAGTTGCTGGGCGTTTCACGCGGTGACCCCGTGGCGATCGAGCTGCTCGAAGGGCCGCGTGCCATCCGGCAGGTGCCAGTGACGGATCTCGTCGAGGAATACATGGGCACCAACGCCTACATGTCGCTCGACGCCCTCCACCGGCTGATGCGGGAGGACGGAACCGTGTCAGGGGCGTACCTGCAGGTCGACCGGCGCGAGGCCGCGGCGCTCTACCGCCGGCTGAAGGCGACGCCGCGCGTGGCCGGCGTGATGCTGAAGCGGGCGGCGATCGACAGCTTCCAGGCCACGCTGGCCGACATGATGCGCAAGGTCCAGGTGGTCTACGTCCTGTTCGCGAGCATCATCGCCTTCGGCGTCGTCTACAACACGGTGCGCATCTCGCTGTCGGAGCGGAGCCGCGAGCTGGCCACGCTGCGCGTCATCGGGTTCACGCGCGCCGAGGTGTCGTACATCCTGCTCGGCGAGCTGGCGCTGGTGTCGCTGGCGGCTGTGCCGCTGGGGCTGCTCACGGGGTACGGGATGGCCGCTGCGCTCGTGAAGGCGATGGACACGGAGATGTGGCGCATGCCGCTCGTCGTCGGGCCCGGCACCTATGCGCTCGCCGGGACGACGATCCTGACGGCGACCGCGATCTCGGCGCTGGTCGTACGCCGGCAACTCGACCGGTTGGACCTGGTCGAGGTCCTGAAGACCCGCGAGTGA
- a CDS encoding ABC transporter ATP-binding protein, translating into MTPVFEVRGLTKVYRMGEVEVHALRGVDLDVDEGRFVVILGHSGSGKSTLLNILGGLDLPTSGEVRYRGQALTMADERAMTAFRRHRVGFVFQFYNLIPSLTARENVDLVTEISDDPLPSDDALALMGLRERLDHFPSQLSGGEQQRVAIARAIAKRPDVLLCDEPTGALDISTGVVVLEALARVNDELGTTVAVITHNAAIAAMAHRVVTLADGRIVDDHANERRAGAREIHW; encoded by the coding sequence ATGACGCCGGTCTTCGAGGTCCGGGGCCTCACGAAGGTCTACCGGATGGGCGAGGTCGAAGTGCACGCGCTGCGGGGCGTGGACCTCGACGTGGACGAGGGACGCTTCGTCGTCATCCTCGGCCACTCGGGCAGCGGCAAGTCCACGCTGCTGAACATCCTCGGCGGCCTCGACCTGCCGACGAGCGGCGAGGTCCGCTACCGCGGCCAGGCGCTGACGATGGCCGACGAGCGGGCGATGACGGCGTTTCGCCGGCACCGGGTGGGGTTCGTGTTCCAGTTCTACAACCTCATCCCCAGCCTCACCGCGCGGGAGAACGTGGACCTCGTGACGGAGATCTCCGACGACCCGCTGCCCTCGGACGACGCGCTCGCGCTGATGGGACTGCGGGAGCGTCTCGACCACTTCCCCTCGCAGCTCTCGGGCGGCGAGCAGCAGCGCGTCGCGATCGCCCGCGCCATTGCGAAGCGGCCCGATGTCCTCCTGTGCGATGAGCCCACCGGGGCGCTGGACATTTCGACCGGCGTCGTCGTCCTCGAGGCGCTGGCGCGCGTGAACGACGAACTCGGGACGACCGTCGCGGTCATTACGCACAACGCGGCCATTGCAGCGATGGCGCACCGGGTCGTGACGCTGGCCGACGGCCGGATCGTGGACGACCACGCGAACGAGAGGCGCGCCGGCGCGAGGGAGATCCACTGGTGA
- a CDS encoding TetR/AcrR family transcriptional regulator, giving the protein MPRPRFSKLPSDRQLEILERAAEEFAAHGYSHASLNHIITALGLNKGVFYYYFDSKADLFAAVIEMIWETTVALGDVNVAALDEQTFWPAVRRLLQRSHAQFGEKPWLAGVARLLLQPERGTGIDPAIAEQIARGHTWARTLLARGQALGIVRTDLSLDLLLDVVTTADQAADRWLLANWEVLAQREREAASERTVDLWRRIVAPSGTRPEIRP; this is encoded by the coding sequence ATGCCCCGTCCACGCTTCTCGAAGCTCCCGTCCGACCGCCAGCTCGAAATCCTCGAGCGCGCCGCCGAGGAGTTTGCCGCGCACGGCTACTCCCACGCCTCGCTCAACCACATCATCACAGCCCTCGGCCTGAACAAGGGGGTCTTCTACTACTACTTCGACTCGAAGGCCGACCTGTTCGCCGCCGTCATCGAGATGATCTGGGAGACCACCGTCGCCCTCGGCGACGTAAATGTCGCCGCGCTCGACGAGCAGACGTTCTGGCCGGCCGTCCGCCGGCTGCTGCAGCGCAGTCACGCCCAGTTCGGCGAGAAGCCGTGGCTGGCCGGCGTGGCCAGGCTCCTGCTCCAGCCCGAGCGGGGCACGGGGATCGACCCTGCGATCGCCGAACAGATCGCACGCGGCCATACCTGGGCGCGCACGCTCCTCGCGCGCGGTCAGGCCCTCGGCATCGTGCGCACCGACCTCTCGCTCGACCTCCTGCTCGACGTCGTGACGACGGCCGACCAGGCGGCCGACCGCTGGCTGCTCGCCAACTGGGAGGTGCTCGCCCAGCGCGAGCGCGAGGCCGCCAGCGAGCGCACCGTGGACCTCTGGCGCCGGATCGTGGCACCGTCCGGCACCAGGCCGGAGATACGGCCATGA
- a CDS encoding MogA/MoaB family molybdenum cofactor biosynthesis protein, which translates to MGHLEHKAQSPAVANCYILTISDTRTEATDASGRAIFDLLWAGGHQVAGRKIVHDEPDQVRAAIEDQLANPGVQAVITTGGTGITSRDTTFEAIDALLEKRLDGFGELFRMLSFQEIGSAAMLSRACAGLARKKVIISLPGSENAVRLAMTKLVLPELGHLVREASR; encoded by the coding sequence ATGGGACATCTCGAGCACAAGGCGCAGTCGCCCGCCGTGGCGAACTGCTACATCCTGACGATCAGCGATACGCGGACGGAGGCGACCGACGCCAGCGGACGCGCGATCTTCGACCTGTTGTGGGCGGGCGGCCACCAGGTGGCGGGGCGGAAGATCGTACACGACGAGCCGGACCAGGTGCGCGCGGCGATCGAGGACCAACTCGCCAACCCGGGCGTGCAGGCGGTCATCACGACGGGCGGAACCGGCATCACCTCGCGCGACACGACCTTCGAGGCCATCGACGCGCTGCTCGAGAAGCGACTCGACGGCTTCGGCGAGTTGTTCCGGATGCTGAGCTTCCAGGAGATCGGATCGGCCGCCATGCTCAGCCGTGCGTGCGCGGGGCTGGCCAGGAAGAAGGTGATCATCTCGCTGCCCGGCTCCGAGAATGCCGTGCGACTGGCCATGACCAAGCTCGTCCTGCCGGAACTGGGCCACTTGGTGAGAGAAGCGTCGCGGTGA
- the glp gene encoding gephyrin-like molybdotransferase Glp yields the protein MRPIRETIPLEEARALMRQAARPITRTERVPLDEAAGRVVAREIVAGQDVPPFARAAMDGFAVLAEDTFGAGQFDAKVLRAVEKVYTGQMPTRAVSPGTCIEIATGAPMPEGANAVVMVEETEKDESGQVRIFSPVYPGQNVGRQGADIRAGQTILAPGEYLTSSRVGAIAALGFDSVEVFARPRVAILSTGNEIVQPGRPLAPGQIYDINRFTLGAIIIEHGAVPVPHPTSADTLDDLDHALDACLSEDLIIFSGGSSVGERDLILDAIAARGEIVFHGIAVKPGKPTLFGLIDGTPVLGMPGYPTSCLSNGYMLLVPVLRRLARLPDQAPRSLRLPLGQRVVSTTGRHQFYTVRIVDGQAMPAFKASGDITSMSQADGYIEIPAQTDIVEKGEMVDVVLF from the coding sequence ATGCGACCGATTCGCGAGACGATTCCGCTCGAGGAGGCGCGCGCGCTGATGCGCCAGGCGGCCAGGCCGATCACGCGGACCGAGCGCGTCCCGCTCGACGAAGCAGCAGGCCGGGTCGTCGCCCGCGAGATCGTGGCCGGCCAGGACGTGCCGCCGTTCGCCCGAGCGGCGATGGACGGGTTCGCGGTTCTCGCCGAGGACACCTTCGGCGCGGGGCAGTTCGACGCGAAGGTGCTGCGCGCGGTCGAGAAGGTCTATACGGGCCAGATGCCGACGCGTGCCGTCTCGCCCGGCACGTGCATCGAGATCGCCACCGGCGCGCCGATGCCGGAGGGCGCGAACGCCGTCGTGATGGTCGAGGAGACCGAGAAGGACGAGTCGGGGCAGGTGCGCATCTTCAGCCCGGTCTACCCTGGGCAGAACGTCGGGCGCCAGGGCGCCGACATCCGCGCGGGGCAGACCATCCTCGCGCCCGGTGAGTACCTCACGTCGAGCCGCGTCGGCGCCATCGCCGCACTGGGCTTCGATTCGGTGGAGGTCTTCGCGCGGCCGCGCGTCGCGATCCTGTCGACGGGCAACGAGATCGTCCAACCGGGACGCCCGCTCGCGCCGGGCCAGATCTACGACATCAACCGTTTCACGCTCGGCGCCATCATCATCGAGCATGGCGCGGTGCCGGTGCCCCATCCGACCTCGGCCGACACGCTGGACGATCTCGACCACGCGCTCGACGCGTGTCTCTCCGAAGACCTCATCATCTTCTCCGGCGGCAGCTCGGTCGGCGAGCGCGACCTCATCCTCGATGCCATCGCGGCGCGGGGCGAGATCGTGTTCCACGGCATCGCGGTGAAACCCGGCAAGCCGACACTGTTCGGCCTCATCGACGGCACGCCGGTCCTCGGCATGCCCGGCTACCCGACGTCCTGCCTGTCGAACGGCTACATGCTGCTGGTTCCGGTGCTTCGCCGCCTGGCGCGCCTGCCCGATCAGGCCCCGCGCTCGCTGCGCCTGCCGCTCGGCCAGCGCGTCGTCTCGACGACGGGCCGCCACCAGTTCTATACCGTGCGCATCGTGGACGGCCAGGCGATGCCCGCGTTCAAGGCATCGGGCGACATCACCAGCATGTCGCAGGCCGACGGCTACATCGAGATTCCCGCGCAGACGGATATCGTAGAAAAGGGCGAGATGGTGGACGTCGTGCTCTTCTGA
- a CDS encoding superoxide dismutase has translation MAHELPPLPYAYTALEPHIDEQTMRIHHDKHHGAYVTNLNAALEKHPELQQKSAEDLLRHLNAVPEAIRTAVRNNGGGHVNHTMFWEIMKPGGGRLGGPLLGGINSAFGSLDTFKEQFAKAAMGRFGSGWAWLVQAADGTLSIDSTANQDNPLMDGKWPVFGLDVWEHAYYLKYQNRRADYVAAWWNVLNWDIVASRLK, from the coding sequence GTGGCGCATGAATTGCCCCCACTCCCGTACGCGTATACCGCGCTCGAACCGCACATCGACGAACAGACGATGCGGATCCATCACGACAAGCATCACGGTGCGTATGTCACCAACCTGAACGCCGCGCTGGAGAAACACCCCGAGCTGCAGCAGAAGTCGGCCGAAGACCTGCTGCGCCACCTCAACGCGGTCCCTGAGGCCATCCGCACCGCCGTTCGCAACAATGGCGGCGGCCACGTCAATCACACGATGTTCTGGGAAATCATGAAGCCGGGCGGCGGTCGCCTGGGCGGCCCGCTCCTCGGCGGGATCAACAGCGCGTTCGGGAGCCTCGACACGTTCAAGGAACAGTTTGCGAAGGCGGCGATGGGCCGTTTTGGCAGCGGCTGGGCGTGGCTGGTCCAGGCGGCCGACGGGACGCTCTCGATCGACAGCACGGCGAACCAGGACAACCCGCTGATGGACGGGAAGTGGCCGGTCTTCGGCCTCGACGTGTGGGAGCACGCGTACTACCTGAAGTATCAGAACCGCCGGGCAGACTATGTCGCCGCCTGGTGGAACGTGCTCAACTGGGACATCGTGGCCAGCCGCCTCAAGTAA